The genomic DNA CCAGGATTGTGGGAAGACGTTTGATCAACTTGGATACCTCCGCTACCACATGCAAATGCATGAGCAGAAGCTGTCATTCCAGTGTAAGTTGTGTGATCGCAGGTTCAGCAAAATAGCCAATCTGAAAGTCCACCTCAAAAGCCACATCAACAAGGAGCATCAATGTGACGCGTGTTTCAAGTCGTTCAGAAAGGAATCGACATTGCAAGCACACCGGGTGAACTGTAACAACACCAAGAAGTATTTTGTGTGTTGCAAATGTAACAAGGTCCTCTGCAGCAAAGACAGTCTTCAACGACATGAACGGACGCACCTGGGACTGAAGCCGTTCAAATGCCCTGCTTGTCACCTCTCTTATGGTGACAAAAGTACCTTAAAGAGACACATGGTTATCCATAAAGGTGATGGAACTGTcctcttttgtcaaaaatgtgaTGCTATATTTGCTTCTCAGGAATCTCTTGATGAGCACTCCTGTTTGGAGTTGAGCcatgtatgtgataaatgcGGCAAGACCTTTACTTCACGTCGCAGTCTCGCCCAACATTTCAGAACTCATAACCcgaaaaacaaaacagaaaggACCCCCAAGGAAAAGATTTATGTGTGTGATCTATGTCACAGTCAGTTTCCAAAGAAGAAACGCCTATCAAGAcataagagagaaaataaatgcAAGATAtagaaaatccatcaatgttGTAATATGACATATAGAAAATGTACACATCATCCTTTATGggaatccatcagtgtcataatttcatttatagGAAATGTACACATCGTcctttatggaaatccatcaatgtcatcacttgTTTATGAAATGTACACGTTGTCCCTTTGGAAAAAGGAGCACACTGATTTCGCAAGTTTATGAGTGTACACCACCTCTATGATATACTTTGAATGGACATGCATCCTACACGTTAAGGTTGATAGATTGCCATAGTTGTGATAATTTGTTAATCTTTTTTCAGCTACAGAAAACTATCAATgccatattttttcaattactttaaaggggaatccagccttggccataaaatgttatgttgggaaggagaaaaataaattaaacagaatggtgaaagtttgaaagaaatcggacaagtaatgagaaagttatagctgctttaaaattgagatcactaatactatttagatttcaaattggcaactgtgtaagtaaattatgacaaggggcaaggacaactatcccatagtacatgtactttattatcagggatttgtggttttctcctaagtacccattcccctggggcagtaatctaaatatagccCAGGTtgtatattgtagtatgtcctcatgaaataaaaatataatttgaaataaaacttttgggaaaaatgacaagtTTAGCCATAgcatgtattggagtacatggaagagtagtgcttgccttacatcactatgacatcacatatgcggccaatttgaagtctccatgggtatagtgattaccatgtttttttacaacttttaaaaattcataactttcttgttgtttgtccaatattgttcaaactttcacctatcaacttgtctgatttttcttttccttataaaaacaagtttttatttgggttggattcccctttaagaaatcATACGCCACTTCCCTTGAGCACACTGTCTTGTCAAGGTAATGACATATGCATGCTAGATCATATGAAGAATATGTTTTGAATGTTTCATTTGCATGTATCCATCTTATTGTTAAAGGTTGCTGGACTATGCTAGTTGTGCTTGATTCATCAtttcacaactctttgtaagacagggtccaGGATTACAATAACCTTTCCTCAAAATGAGCAACGTTGTACAAGTGTTGATACGTTAGGCATGCAGTGAATTAATGCACCAATTTCTCATCAAAAGGGGTCGCTTTTTCTTCACTTTGTTTCTTACTTCAGGATTTTTGAAAATCAGTTACAGTATGCTACAAGATCTCCCAGTAACACAAATTGTCAATGAACATGTTCATTATTAATTTTCAGTTCAAACATGGAAAATTCTGCCATCCAAAAGCAGTTCATAAAATGCTAGTGATCAGTGACATAATGAATCTTTTTGGGGGTGTATTTTCACCTTAAATTTGTAACTCATTTAAATGAGTACCCCAggcagaaaatgaaaatatctgaATCTCTAAATGTTCTATGAGCAAATTGctagaaaaatgaaatatacatgtttattaaacaagtttttttatttcaaagttaggcaaaattttgtttaaaaaaaaaagttactagTATATGCATGACGCCATGAATGTGCAGTAGTGATAACATGTCCTCACTGTCCTTgaatgatatcataattattcagttacacttcgtaattccaaaggttctttattccgaaggttcgtaattctgaaatacgtaaattgcctatacctcgatgttcgttaatccggaaacgaaaaagggttcgttaatctgaacatttgtggcgtaattccggaaggtttgttaatctgaaaacgaaatgaggttcgtaattccgaaggtttgctAATCCggaaacaaaatgaggttcgtaatccgaaggttcgttagtccgaaaacgaaatgaacaacgaacctcatttcatttttggataaacgaagcttcggaacaacaaacctcatttcgttttcggattaacgaaccttcggaacaacgaaccttatttcattttcgtataaacgaaccttcggaacaacgaacctcatttcgttttcggattgttgaaccttcggaacaacgaaccttatttcgcttttggattaacaaaccttcggaatatccgaaccttcggaattacgaatgtataggTAATTATTCAATATcgtatcaatattttcataaatatcttgacaaaaaaatgtatgttaCTTCAAAACAAACTTTGCAATAATTATCTTTCACAGTAAATCACTAACCAGTCCTCTTTATATTCTTCAAAGGAAGACATTAATAAATgtgtataaaatacaaaataaaataattgaggagatgacatcatcagcttgctcgTTCATGCTCATGAGGACATGCTTAGAACTGATTCACTGAGATATTGCAAAATTTTGTCATAACAATGTCATAACTTGTTATTcctcatcaaattttgatgaagttttcagtgttttatTTGTCTAATTTTACTATATCTCTTCAAATTACATGTTCATAGCCTGGATAACCctgtatttctattttattaagAATTGGAAAAAGTGAATATGTTACAAAAGTTCAGTGTAGAAATCTATGAAGAAATGGAATATTTGTTTGACGAATCTATACTTCTCAGGAGATCTGAATTTAATCAATGTTTTCTCCCGAGTGATTTAATGTATTTCAAATGATAATTCAGTTCTCATTTAAATGGTATTTCACTTGTTATGACTATGAACTTGACATGAGAAAGCTAGGACTTTATTCGATGGTGATTATTGATATTTATGGTATTTTGGTACAATCGTGATACTTACATTGTTTTTAAAGATGGCATGGATCCCCCCCCCTCGCACACGCACACTCATTTTAGTTTTGATGTTGTGTGACTTTCAGATTGTTATAGTGGTGCCAGTGTTGTAGGGCcaaggctaaggccaaggcttcaatacccaacgctgaggccaaggcctgaaaacctcaaggccaaggcatttcaaacttacgatatacagaacaatgagCTAACAATGCTTAGGCCGCTAGACATCACACATGGCAGACATGTATGTGAGCGAGCGGACTTAGCGAATAAAGAATTtcacccttgtacatttaaaacaataataatttcatgttaGATTTGgacataatatattatatataattttttttttgggggggtggttcAGAGCCAAAAAGGCACTTATATaccaaaatgggaatttttggtgctaacagatacatgtattttcaaaatgagattatcaactgcgtgaagtagttgtttgttttgtagaaattaagttgagcaaagccttttaaattcatttcttaTTGATAAGATACACTTTCTCGCTGAGAAAGTGTAGCGAGCAAGcagttttgaaaagaaaatcaattctgaagttgtaaaactcgatttttggtcaattatgggtTTAATGACTGTTAAATCACTAAATCACTGTTGCGTGATGTTGCCGGTACGAACCACGATCTGTGAACATGTGAAATaagatatgaaaattaaatattctgagctgttttgtaataatgaaaaagatgtgtatctaaTTAAAGAAATAACGCTAGATAATGTACAGATCAGAAAAGGAAGcatttaaggactgcatttttAATAGGATACATTACTCACCAATCAAagtaatgcaagcgcaaagtgcgagctaaaaaaaattgtgatattccaacctgaaaactggacattctaagcattttttgtgtgcaaacaggaatagaatgagtacaataattgatgcgagtgcagaaagcgagccaaaaatttgtgatattccaaccagaAAACACCATTCTAtacatttttgtaaccatgaacaggattacATGTAGTACTGTACTAAACAATAACTGATGTAAGCATgattcaaaatttgtgattttcaaacctaaaataaaatgtattatttttactattaaagaaggtatttctttttgaaaaagggcaaaatcattctgaaaaaagaagGCATTTTTGACTTTGgaaaaagaggcattttttcctacaggattttttttttttggggggggacaagagagcacagagcgcaagctgaaattttcaaatgctgacttgaaaatgtgtcatttttaGGATTCTTGccagttttcatgtttttttctgcTTACAAccactttcaaatttcaattctcaTTTCTTGTATCTTCTACACCTATTTTAcctaaaaaaaacagaataaagaatacttacaaaataaagttatattcaaaaggatacaaaataaatggggTGCACCCCATACCcttaggtgggggggggggtaaatcttgattatttcctgaaacatttaattattgatgatattattaataatattaataattattaatcatatatcattattttcattaatcattatttcttgAACCCACATtgacacaaaaacaaatacgttatttcattgaattttttccctttgttttgtcaatctgagacactagacccaaaacaaaatgtatacaatttagAAAAGATGTACTGCCTATCATTATTAACTAATTCTGCAGTATTATCTGCCTAACCAGCCACCCCCATCTTTCTTACGCCCTTACATGTTTCTCCTTACAATTTAGAAAAGATATACTGCCTATCATTAACtaattttgcagtattttctgcCTAACCAGCCACGCCCATCTTTCTTACCCCCTTACATATTTCTCTCCcttatcctctctctctcttcccattcctctttctcgtctgtttaaaaatatatcagacccccccaaaaaaaaatgagagagagagagaggaagaagttccaccaccaagaataaacttaaaatagggggataaaggaaaggaaaattattttcaaaacatacTGTCACAATCTTTcaaaaaaaagctttttttaTAGCAAGAGGGTGACAAATTTTGTTCGCTCGCTCGCTTCAATCGCTTTCAAATTTTTGGCAGAAATTTTGTTctatatgccatgcttggcccctctaaatttttggctcatcatgccattgacataGCCAATTTggatataacaaaattaaagtctGTGTTCAAGTTTtccaaatcttttcagaatataatTAAGACTTAAATCATTCTTGTTggctaaagaaaataatacaaggaaaatcctaatggaatagaaatcaaccttgttataaaTCATTCCTTAGAGTTAGCTATGTTTAAAGTATGaaagttgtcaaaattgcagtcagatctgtcagaattattcctttcATCAAAGCACTATAATcttgatcataatcattattactgtcattattatcattattattaatattgtcatcatcattagtcatgattacaacacaTTACCAATTAATAGTTATTTTTCATCACTGctgttttctttgttacaatgtgatgataattcttaataatgatgatttaacAATTACAATCGATGACACAGCTAGTACACAATACTGCTGTTGCTACTGTTACTGGTGACTGGTAGTTTTGATCATTAGTGTCATtaaatatacagaacaattgaaacatttataattacttatataaaacaaatgaaagtacaaaatacaaaatgccttgaaaaagccttgaaaatgccttgaaatttcaaggctcaaaatcctcaaggccaaggccctctcgaggccaaggcttgaatgttcaaggccaaggctttgaaaaaataggccaaggccgagcatcaaggcactacaacactgagTGGTGCATCATTAgcatcatttcttctttttttatcgaAGACTAAACGTCATTGATTTTctctactttttatttttactttagtttttcgggggggtgggggttaaagggacattttttttttagaaattcaGGAGATATCCATTACCATCTGTGTGTTCCAATGGCCGAACCACGCAGCCACTATTCCCGATACACAGAATTGACATTTATAAAGTATTTGAATGAATTCTATTACGCCATTGGAAAGTACTGACATAAAGTGAAGGAAGTTTAATCGATAGAACCATGATTATGTataattcattttgtatattgtTATAGAGATGAAAAGTGATGATTGAATTATAAGCCTGTGACAGTTTTGGAAATGATTAACAGACCACCTTCCTTCTATAAGCTCCCTTACGGTATGGTCTAATAATTATGACCCAAGCTGTATAAAAATGAACAGTGACGAGAGGATAGAGAGTGGAGGGGCCGAGGAAAGGGGGGGACACAGGGAGGGGTGGAAGAGAGATCAGAGACGGAAAGGGGAGGGACAGAGGGAAGAGGAGGAAGGGAAAAAGATACAAGAGATAGAAAAATATGGGTTGGGTATGGGGAGGTAGAGACAGGTGTAGatggggaagagagagagaggaatatACAGAGACGGAGTGAGTGATGAAGATTAGCAGCGGGGAGAGGAAACAAGAAGGTGGAGAAATAAAGGAAGTAATTATCGGCTTGCTGGTGAAATGAGAGTGCGTGAGATAAAAATGGaatgcaaaaagaaaaatggtcaaaatcaGAGTTACAATTGGAAAATGAACAATTAAGTATATCTGTCTTTATTTCCTTTCATTCTGTCagtctttctatctctctcttcctctcccctCTTGCTGGGGCCTTGGTACCCCCACTGTTTTCAGCAAATTTGTACACTAACGTAAAAATGACCCATGTTCAGCTCCCCTTCCCCCAACTCTAAATATCTTTCAGCTTCTCGTCTTTTATTCATCTCTCCTCCATCAACCCTCACCTTGCTTTCTCTGATATAAATTATGCATTATACATTTTCGACATCTCCCCGTAATGCATCTTTTCCCATCCCTTTTCGAACTCtgaatagcgccctctattgttCTTTgccatatttttcttcatattttgtatattattggAACGAGGGAGGGTCTGTATGAAAGCGATAAAAGGCGGACGGACGCCAATGATGTAAAAAGTTGGACAAAATACAGTGTGACGACAAGAAATGAATTAGGTCaatgataaaatttgacaacaTATACTTGTTATTTTACTGATCattcaagtaggcctatactcGTTAGTAATggttaaaattatttttgctgGCCATATATGATTCGAACGAAATCTCCAACAAATGCAGATCAAACGTAATCATTAAGTGGTATAAAGCGCTAAAGGTGCCAAATATGCATGAAGAGTAATGTGACAAGAAAATGAGTTGCTAAATAACCATGTTCATGAAATGGAAGGATGCATGCCTTATTTAGATAATTGCTTAGAGTGTATTCCATGAGCATCATTCGATTCCACTTTCCCCTTTGAGCAGACCTCTCCCGCGACATGCACACAATACTATGctcttgtgaaaaataattcatctgtcaaattttgttttcgaaaaagttttattttccacACGCTTGTAAACTACAATATCTGCCTTGGATATCTTTATGTtacttttaaacattttcatgtatttttaaggaattctcaacattttttttaaacataatcagcgattttttttcttcataattttgttcatggatttttttccaGGAGTGCATAGGCTTAATGTTCTTCAGTTTGTTCAAAAGATCTGGAACTTCGAATACATTCAGGTTTGAATTACGAGTAAATGTTACAATCATTATGGATCATTGGTCTACTGCTCTTAAAAAactaacaaaataaacaaatactaAAACAATACAGCAATATAGCTTTGTCAAAATGTtccaatgaaaacaaaatgtttgttATCATCCGACGATTCCTACAAAGCTTGGCCCATCCACCCATCCCTCAGCCCCCCaggttaatttatttttcttcctttaaaGGGCTGATGCATTCCGGATGATAGTAAAGACTGTTACCAAGATGATTAGCCAAATATTAGCGGCGGTCGAGAGAGGGGCACCTGCAAAGGATAAAAGAAGAGGGGAAGTGTTAATCCTTAGGGCCAGAATATTGACACGTTTAAAGAGAGCATTAATCATCCTACAATTATTTAATTGATCGAGTTGTACAGTTTCTTGCATTTCGTTTTATTCTATGTTAATATTCTCTGAAAAATTGTACCATTTTGTTGCATATTTTATCAAGATctgtcaccattttttttctaatgccAATATTTTTGCTAAATCGCCACTTACATTTTTTTCCCATAGATCCTATGTCGTATGTGCCCCTCAAAcattttggctcattacgctctgccgcccccccccccccccccataaaaaatagaataaaataaagatatcaattttttttctatgccTAGATATTTGAAGAGATTAAGTTAGACATTTAGATCAGATTCGTTTGAGGGTGATTTCAAGAAGCCCTCATCTCTGATGAGCCGAGCTGTAATTTCTAATTGGCAAGTAAAAAGCGAATCATACCTCCAACATCAATTGGCTTCATTTTCCTTGTGCCATCTGACAGCAGAGCGGTGCAGTAGTACCACCCCGCATCTTCCGGGGTGTAATCCCTGATCAAGAGGGTGCTATTCTCCAGTACTTGGACATGCGAATCTTCGTCACCCGACGGGATCAAATCCGGCATGtcgtcatcaccatcctcaCCATAAGACCACGTGACTTGGTGAATGGGCGTGGCAGGGGCGCCTTCCACGATGCACGTGACGAAGAAATTGTAGTTCTCGTCCTGGTACGTCGTGAAAGTTATGATGTCACGTTTTGCAGCTGTTACACACGAAATAAAaccattttaaaacaaaaacatagaaTCAATAAATTATCTATAGGCCTATTTGTGCATGCAtaaaaaatcgaaagttatcgCTTCAATAAAGGTATGATGTAAATTCTCGCGCCAACGaatatgatatgaaattgaaaattgattttctcGTGCTGATGAAGTTAAAACTATTGCCTTAATATGCAAACATGCAGCTGCATACAATAAGCCTGGACAAAATGATTAAACTTGATATCtatgaaatcattattgtaGAACTATTTACAAATCACTTTACTAAATCACGTGATTGAATATTGTAACATTTTGTACATAAGTTAATGTTAATCTACAGCTATGCATATTTCTAAGCGGAAAATTTCATTAGGAGAACATAATAACGTCTAACAAATGACCTAAATATAGAGTGGTTGACAACTAGGAAGTGCGAATAAGCAACCATGGCAAGAATAAATGACAAATATACGTCTGCATGTGGAAATATTCCATATAAGGGCATTTGATAAAGTTTTTCTATTTTAGGCCTAAATCCGTGAACTAACCTAAACTGACTCTAGCCGTCACATTCCTGACAAGCCCATCGTGTCTCGCAGTACAGGTATAATGGCCAACGTCCTCGTCCTCAAAGTCCCGTACGATAAGGGAATTGTTCGATAACACCTGGACGTGGTCATCGTCGTCCCCACCGACGAGATTGCTCGAGGTCGTCTCCCCTGTTTGTCTGAACGACCACGTCACCGGGATGGTTGTTGATTGGTTGACGAGGCACGTCAGGAGAAGGTCGCCGTTGCCGAGGGGGATTCGAGAGATCCGGAGAGCTGGAGCTGAAAGATTGATTGGCGGACATCATATTAAAAGACATCCATGTTGATGGATCGATAGGTCGTCATAATCAAAGAAATTCTAATGTTAACCGGGTGATAGATGACTATTAAACTAACtaatattttaaagtttgttcattgttttatgtaggcctataatatcGGCAATGTCAATAAGAATTTGGTGGAATAACTTGACAAGTGTATGAGTATCATGATTCTGTAGTTtgatctatatacatgtaataaaatattaaagtcattttttttataattcgtCGATGAATTTGAGGGACTGATTATACTgattcatgaatattttcaaactGAATTTTCAATTGTGTTAGTTGGTTGGCTGGTCGATGATTAGTTATCAATTTATTTAATGTATGTTTGACTGCATGCTCAATtaatggattgattgattgattgattgattaggTCTGGTAGAGATTGCATAATTATTTCTTCCTCTTCACCTTGTTTAAGTCTCGCAGTATAGTTGCGACCAGACGCTCGATGTGTACAGAAATAAAAGCCGTAGTACGGGCCTTCGCTTGTCCGAATGATAAGCGTGCTATTTGGCAAAACCTTTGATGCAAAgtggaaaagaagaggaaagtcATGATTTTAGTTTTATGAGCTTCGACTATTCTCTGGACCGACACCACCAAGGTTGACTACTTAGTTGCTTAATTAAGGGTCGCCACGTTCTTCTCCTTGTCCCACAATCGGGTCTTCCTATTcttcaatttgtttattttctgatATGGTAACATTTACCTTTTTACAATATATTATACAATTCCACCTCCTCAGGCTTTACTATATATCTgataattgtttatttaaataaatacacGAACATTCCATATTGACTGGATATTATAATTACACATGAAAACAAACACTCTTTATTGTtaggtttttgttttaataagtaatgtttctaaacatacatgtatattgtcattttataccgattttattcttgtatatttaattttgtaaaccCCGATTAGTGAGGAGAGCTTCAtaacagaaactagtttttcttttagtcatcCTCAGGCACTAGTCGGTGGTAATTTCTCCTTCTTGTACTTATTCTTGATGTCTTTTGCctggaaacaaaataataataaaaataataataataataataattcaatgttCTTGATGGTGACGCGACATTTGCACTTGCGACAACACGGGCTTAATATCGTCTAAGTACGGGTGTAGACTACGGTTGGAGCTGGGATACAATGGGGTTTTAACTTAGGGTTCCGGTTTAGGGGTATAGGGTTTGAAGTTGGTCCGCTCTTGACAaccaaagttttattttcaaatttatatgaCAGTATTGAGAGCATGCTGGGGAGATAAGGAAGGGCCATATCGAATATTGTACAGAAGCCCATATGAGAgaggttgcccccccccccccaagaataaaatgaatatataaatttacaacATTATTCAGTAATCATCGATATCACCCCCAAAATGCTCAAAGAACAATCCCTTTTTGAAGAATCGTGATCTATATAGCCCAGTACAACTAACATGACTAAAGGGGGTTATGAAGGGACACTGG from Lytechinus variegatus isolate NC3 chromosome 8, Lvar_3.0, whole genome shotgun sequence includes the following:
- the LOC121419646 gene encoding hemicentin-2-like, producing MGMRESDGVQDEDADLIRRTSRKIIALSHLTPLPFPAPIIFSPTLSHTPSRPLSLSHTVHSRVVIDVLATSEGDIVLTCSVDDAFEAPVQWSTNRTGSLMNITGGDDFTHLEVLPNSTLIIRTSEGPYYGFYFCTHRASGRNYTARLKQAPALRISRIPLGNGDLLLTCLVNQSTTIPVTWSFRQTGETTSSNLVGGDDDDHVQVLSNNSLIVRDFEDEDVGHYTCTARHDGLVRNVTARVSLAAKRDIITFTTYQDENYNFFVTCIVEGAPATPIHQVTWSYGEDGDDDMPDLIPSGDEDSHVQVLENSTLLIRDYTPEDAGWYYCTALLSDGTRKMKPIDVGGAPLSTAANIWLIILVTVFTIIRNASAL